The DNA sequence GGCGGGACGGGGCCCGGCGCGGGCCGCGTACGCTGCCGGTATGTCCTTTCCCGTGCCCGACGCGCTCGCCCACCTCGCCGGCGAGTGGCGGGTGGAGCGGACCGTACGGGACTTCGCCGCGGGCGCGGACGGGCCCGCGGAGGGCAGCTTCAGCGGCACCACCCGGTTCACCCCACTGCCGGGCGGCGGTCTGCTGCACCACGAGTCCGGCACGTTCACCTGGCGGGGCACCCCGCGCCCCGCCGAGCGGACCCTGCGCTTCCTGCCGGGCGAGCCCGCGGGCACCGTGCTCGTGCGCTTCGCCGACGGGCGCTTCTTCCACGGCCTGGATCTGCGCACCGGCCGCCACACGGCCGACCACCCGTGCGCGGCGGACCTCTACCGGGGCGACTTCGTCGTGGACGACGCGGACTCCTGGCGCACGCGCTGGCGCGTCCGGGGCCCGGCCAAGGACCTGCTCCTGACGACGCGCTACGCCCGCGTGGTCACTGCTCGCCGAGCACCATCCACATGTCCGGGTTCTGCAGGCCCTTGAAGCCGAT is a window from the Streptomyces spectabilis genome containing:
- a CDS encoding DUF6314 family protein, whose product is MSFPVPDALAHLAGEWRVERTVRDFAAGADGPAEGSFSGTTRFTPLPGGGLLHHESGTFTWRGTPRPAERTLRFLPGEPAGTVLVRFADGRFFHGLDLRTGRHTADHPCAADLYRGDFVVDDADSWRTRWRVRGPAKDLLLTTRYARVVTARRAPSTCPGSAGP